The proteins below are encoded in one region of Drosophila santomea strain STO CAGO 1482 chromosome 2R, Prin_Dsan_1.1, whole genome shotgun sequence:
- the LOC120444652 gene encoding protein charlatan isoform X1 gives MATLIPVNGGHPAASGQSSNVEATYEDMFKEITRKLYGEETGNGLHTLGTPVAQVATSGPTAVPEGEQRSFTNLQQLDRSAAPSIEYESGAAGASGNNVATTQANVIQQQQQQQQQTESGNSVVVTASSGATVVPAPTVAAVGGFKSEDHLSTAFGLAALMQNGFAAGQAGLLKAGEQQQRWAQDGSGLVAAAAAEPQLVQWTSGGKLQSYAHVNQQQQQQQQPHQSTPKSKKHRQEHAAELIYASPSTSANAAQNLAQSTPTSAPSNSSGGSTSSSGGGGGGRKKAAQAAAAAAAANGVHIQKRYACTHCPYSTDRRDLYTRHENIHKDEKPFQCYACLKQFNRADHVKKHFLRMHRELQYDINKTRRHISAGSGSSGSGSSGSGSHHSGGRGNVTINSAGVNIDNAFLEAQRHPTSSSMSIVETIEAVASATDMPLAQLKQEKMDDGAGVVLPLHVGVMQQPVASSSSGSSGSHGGNGNGGTNSGLLKPKREKRFTCCYCPWSGADKWGLKRHLNTHTKPFVCLLCDYKAARSERLATHVLKVHNKRACSKCSYLADTQEEYQVHMSDVHPHDNRPARSGNGNQSGGSSSGNSNGNGGGNGNNNANAGGHSQNLNVLRTIGNSLVANNQLNTYAGNAFGSSSGNVGNANGGGGAVTIYTTTTNEGVAGGVGGGGGGISGNISGGGPLQEIIVNPSSMVGWRLSANGSLIPPHDLLTGGLPNAATQKRGSERLFQYLEAEGSDPEDYARLLKMDAISRNTASVAQDFHKAGGVHELKIPANHQLLFNNKLPSQWTTREAAALLYSLSNMGGGSAGSVSGSQRQKFGMRARQHSTGEDDENTPSSASSSSFSGDEFNMSATSPLKMSRHAVKLEKMDEMDVKDMGPTKAMMATAFLEAANYEQTAIELLASKRKIKVENDNDNDEDQENQQHQPHQQHHSQQQQRLQLIKSSPAYKLNNNNNNNNSNSNNNNYYKDKSSHRNAVHHHRQDDKENNKTKSPGAAAASVAAAAATSPPSISGNTNQTPFLTQMEYQNLNRIGTQFQNYVKDIINKYYAAETPLMLAAAAAALPTATTTGQQQQPELDIENLSPSKRRRLLSETEEYIEYLRNKEDITLTIAPKVQPTAPVTSLLKRQLDLSTPRRSPKKAAPAHSNSASNASRKSLNQLATLLPLLADAASQQEYLAAPLDFSKKSSSRKQAQPKKIRLTPEAVVTLLRDKYLNRMVRQRLGCLKCNQSRKSSSISFNYHTLGSLALHKYWRHGQLGSSSTRREKLQAALQKRISRGQAEKC, from the exons ATGGCCACACTAATACCAGTGAACGGCGGCCATCCAGCAGCGAGCGGACAATCCTCCAATGTGGAGGCGACATATGAAGATATGTTCAAGGAAATCACACGCAAATTGTACGGCGAGGAGACCGGAAACGGTTTGCATACGCTCGGCACGCCGGTGGCGCAGGTGGCCACCAGCGGGCCAACAGCGGTGCCCGAGGGCGAGCAGCGCTCCTTTACAAATCTG CAACAACTCGATCGCTCGGCGGCGCCCAGCATCGAATACGAGTCCGGTGCGGCAGGCGCCTCTGGTAATAACGTGGCCACCACCCAGGCCAATGTAatccagcaacaacaacagcagcaacagcaaacggAGTCGGGCAACTCCGTGGTGGTGACGGCCAGCAGTGGAGCGACTGTGGTGCCGGCACCCACTGTAGCGGCCGTTGGTGGCTTCAAGTCTGAGGATCATCTGAGCACTGCCTTCGGGCTGGCAGCCCTGATGCAGAACGGCTTCGCAGCTGGCCAGGCGGGTCTGCTGAAGGCCGGCGAGCAGCAACAGCGCTGGGCTCAGGACGGATCTGGTCTGGTGGCGGCCGCAGCCGCGGAACCACAACTCGTACAGTGGACCTCGGGCGGAAAGCTCCAGAGCTACGCTCACgtcaaccagcagcagcagcaacaacaacagccgcATCAGAGCACACCCAAGTCCAA AAAACACCGACAGGAGCATGCGGCTGAATTGATCTACGCCAGCCCCTCCACATCGGCCAATGCGGCCCAGAATCTGGCCCAATCCACACCCACCTCAGcgcccagcaacagcagtggcGGCAGCACCAGCTCCtccggcggcggaggcggcggtCGGAAGAAGGCTGCTCAAGCGGCTgcggccgccgctgccgcGAATGGAGTGCACATCCAGAAGCGTTACGCCTGCACCCACTGTCCATACTCGACGGACCGGCGGGATTTGTACACCCGGCATGAGAACATCCACAAGGACGAGAAGCCCTTCCAGTGCTATGCCTGCCTCAAGCAGTTCAACCGAGCCGATCATGTCAAGAAGCACTTCCTGCGCATGCACCGGGAGCTGCAGTACGACATTAACAAGACCCGGCGGCACATCTCGGCGGGCAGTGGCTCCTCGGGCAGCGGGTCCTCTGGAAGCGGTTCTCATCACTCCGGCGGCCGTGGTAACGTGACCATTAACTCGGCGGGCGTTAACATAGACAATGCCTTCTTGGAGGCCCAACGACATCCCACCTCGAGCAGTATGAGCATTGTGGAGACCATCGAGGCAGTGGCCTCGGCCACGGACATGCCGCTGGCCCAGCTCAAGCAGGAGAAAATGGACGATGGCGCCGGTGTGGTATTGCCCCTTCATGTGGGCGTTATGCAGCAACCGGTGGCTAGCTCGAGTTccggcagcagtggcagtcaTGGTGGCAATGGAAACGGTGGCACCAACTCCGGCCTGCTGAAACCCAAGCGGGAGAAGCGCTTCACCTGCTGCTACTGCCCTTGGTCTGGTGCGGACAAGTGGGGTCTCAAGCGGCACCTCAACACGCATACAAAGCCCTTCGTCTGCCTGCTCTGCGATTACAAGGCGGCGCGTTCCGAGCGCCTGGCCACCCACGTGCTAAAGGTGCACAACAAACGGGCCTGCAGCAAGTGCTCTTACTTGGCGGACACGCAGGAGGAGTACCAGGTTCACATGAGCGATGTGCA TCCGCACGATAATCGGCCGGCGCGCAGCGGCAACGGCAACCagagcggcggcagcagcagcggcaatagcaacggcaacggcggcggcaatggcaacaacaatgccaatgCCGGAGGCCACAGCCAGAACCTCAATGTGCTGCGAACTATTGGCAACAGCCTGGTGGCCAACAACCAGCTGAACACCTATGCCGGCAATGCTTTTGG CTCGTCCAGTGGCAATGTGGGAAATGCGAATGGAGGCGGCGGCGCCGTTACCATctacaccaccaccaccaatgAGGGCGTGGCCGGCGGCGTaggaggcggtggtggcggcatAAGCGGCAACATTTCCGGCGGCGGACCGCTCCAGGAGATCATCGTGAATCCTTCGTCGATGGTCGGCTGGCGGCTGAGCGCCAACGGATCGCTAATCCCGCCGCACGATCTGCTTACCGGCGGATTGCCAAACGCAGCCACGCAAAAGCGCGGCTCGGAGCGATTGTTTCAGTACCTCGAGGCCGAGGGCAGCGATCCGGAGGACTATGCGCG TCTGCTGAAAATGGACGCCATCAGTCGCAACACCGCTTCGGTCGCTCAGGATTTTCATAAGGCGGGAGGCGTGCACGAGTTGAAAATACCAGCCAATCATCAACTCCTGTTTAACAATAAACTGCCTTCGCAATGGACGACACGAGAGGCTGCTGCACTGCTGTACAGCCTGAGCAACATGGGTGGCGGATCCGCCGGCTCCGTTTCCGGTTCCCAGCGCCAAAAGTTCGGCATGCGAGCGCGACAACATTCCACCGGCGAGGACGACGAGAATACACCATCGTCTGCCTCTTCGTCGAGCTTCTCTGGCGATGAGTTCAACATGAGCGCCACATCGCCACTGAAGATGTCGCGTCATGCCGTCAAGCTGGAAAAGATGGATGAAATGGACGTCAAGGACATGGGACCCACCAAGGCGATGATGGCAACGGCATTTCTAGAGGCGGCCAACTACGAGCAGACGGCCATCGAGCTGCTGGCCAGCAAACGGAAGATCAAGGTCgagaacgacaacgacaacgacgaggACCAAGAGaaccagcagcatcagccccatcagcaacatcacagccagcagcagcagcgattgCAGCTTATTAAATCGTCTCCCGCGTACAAattgaacaacaacaataataacaacaatagcaacagcaacaataacaactatTACAAGGACAAGTCATCGCACAGAAATGCCGTTCACCATCATCGCCAGGATGACAAGGAGAACAACAAGACCAAGTcgccaggagcagcagcagcgagtgttgcagctgcagcagcaacatcgccGCCCAGCATCAGCGGCAACACCAACCAGACCCCGTTTCTCACCCAAATGGAGTACCAGAATCTCAATCGCATTGGCACCCAGTTCCAGAACTACGTCAAGGACATCATCAACAAGTACTATGCGGCAGAGACGCCACTGATGCtggccgctgccgccgctgctttGCCCACGGCCACGACTACAggtcagcagcaacagccagaGCTGGATATTGAGAATCTGTCGCCGAGCAAGCGTCGTCGTCTGCTCAGCGAAACGGAGGAGTACATCGAGTATCTGCGGAACAAGGAGGACATTACCCTGACCATTGCGCCGAAGGTGCAGCCCACAGCGCCGGTGACATCTCTGCTCAAACGTCAGTTGGATCTCAGCACACCTCGTCGCAGTCCCAAGAAGGCGGCTCCGGCCCACAGCAACAGTGCCTCGAATGCCTCCCGCAAGTCCCTCAACCAGTTGGCCACATTGTTGCCACTGCTGGCGGATGCGGCCAGCCAGCAAGAGTATCTCGCTGCACCGCTGGACTTCAGCAAGAAGTCTAGCTCGCGCAAGCAGGCGCAGCCAAAGAAGATCCGCTTGACGCCCGAGGCAGTGGTCACCCTACTGAGGGACAAGTACCTCAATCGCATGGTGCGTCAGCGATTGGGCTGCCTCAAGTGCAACCAGTCGCGTAAGAGCAGCTCAATCAGCTTCAACTACCACACGCTGGGATCGCTGGCTCTGCACAAGTATTGGCGACATGGCCAGCTTGGATCCTCATCAACTAGGAGAGAGAAGCTGCAGGCAGCTCTGCAGAAGAGGATTAGCCGAGGACAGGCGGAAAAATGCTAA
- the LOC120444652 gene encoding protein charlatan isoform X2, whose amino-acid sequence MATLIPVNGGHPAASGQSSNVEATYEDMFKEITRKLYGEETGNGLHTLGTPVAQVATSGPTAVPEGEQRSFTNLQQLDRSAAPSIEYESGAAGASGNNVATTQANVIQQQQQQQQQTESGNSVVVTASSGATVVPAPTVAAVGGFKSEDHLSTAFGLAALMQNGFAAGQAGLLKAGEQQQRWAQDGSGLVAAAAAEPQLVQWTSGGKLQSYAHVNQQQQQQQQPHQSTPKSKKHRQEHAAELIYASPSTSANAAQNLAQSTPTSAPSNSSGGSTSSSGGGGGGRKKAAQAAAAAAAANGVHIQKRYACTHCPYSTDRRDLYTRHENIHKDEKPFQCYACLKQFNRADHVKKHFLRMHRELQYDINKTRRHISAGSGSSGSGSSGSGSHHSGGRGNVTINSAGVNIDNAFLEAQRHPTSSSMSIVETIEAVASATDMPLAQLKQEKMDDGAGVVLPLHVGVMQQPVASSSSGSSGSHGGNGNGGTNSGLLKPKREKRFTCCYCPWSGADKWGLKRHLNTHTKPFVCLLCDYKAARSERLATHVLKVHNKRACSKCSYLADTQEEYQVHMSDVHPHDNRPARSGNGNQSGGSSSGNSNGNGGGNGNNNANAGGHSQNLNVLRTIGNSLVANNQLNTYAGNAFGGNVGNANGGGGAVTIYTTTTNEGVAGGVGGGGGGISGNISGGGPLQEIIVNPSSMVGWRLSANGSLIPPHDLLTGGLPNAATQKRGSERLFQYLEAEGSDPEDYARLLKMDAISRNTASVAQDFHKAGGVHELKIPANHQLLFNNKLPSQWTTREAAALLYSLSNMGGGSAGSVSGSQRQKFGMRARQHSTGEDDENTPSSASSSSFSGDEFNMSATSPLKMSRHAVKLEKMDEMDVKDMGPTKAMMATAFLEAANYEQTAIELLASKRKIKVENDNDNDEDQENQQHQPHQQHHSQQQQRLQLIKSSPAYKLNNNNNNNNSNSNNNNYYKDKSSHRNAVHHHRQDDKENNKTKSPGAAAASVAAAAATSPPSISGNTNQTPFLTQMEYQNLNRIGTQFQNYVKDIINKYYAAETPLMLAAAAAALPTATTTGQQQQPELDIENLSPSKRRRLLSETEEYIEYLRNKEDITLTIAPKVQPTAPVTSLLKRQLDLSTPRRSPKKAAPAHSNSASNASRKSLNQLATLLPLLADAASQQEYLAAPLDFSKKSSSRKQAQPKKIRLTPEAVVTLLRDKYLNRMVRQRLGCLKCNQSRKSSSISFNYHTLGSLALHKYWRHGQLGSSSTRREKLQAALQKRISRGQAEKC is encoded by the exons ATGGCCACACTAATACCAGTGAACGGCGGCCATCCAGCAGCGAGCGGACAATCCTCCAATGTGGAGGCGACATATGAAGATATGTTCAAGGAAATCACACGCAAATTGTACGGCGAGGAGACCGGAAACGGTTTGCATACGCTCGGCACGCCGGTGGCGCAGGTGGCCACCAGCGGGCCAACAGCGGTGCCCGAGGGCGAGCAGCGCTCCTTTACAAATCTG CAACAACTCGATCGCTCGGCGGCGCCCAGCATCGAATACGAGTCCGGTGCGGCAGGCGCCTCTGGTAATAACGTGGCCACCACCCAGGCCAATGTAatccagcaacaacaacagcagcaacagcaaacggAGTCGGGCAACTCCGTGGTGGTGACGGCCAGCAGTGGAGCGACTGTGGTGCCGGCACCCACTGTAGCGGCCGTTGGTGGCTTCAAGTCTGAGGATCATCTGAGCACTGCCTTCGGGCTGGCAGCCCTGATGCAGAACGGCTTCGCAGCTGGCCAGGCGGGTCTGCTGAAGGCCGGCGAGCAGCAACAGCGCTGGGCTCAGGACGGATCTGGTCTGGTGGCGGCCGCAGCCGCGGAACCACAACTCGTACAGTGGACCTCGGGCGGAAAGCTCCAGAGCTACGCTCACgtcaaccagcagcagcagcaacaacaacagccgcATCAGAGCACACCCAAGTCCAA AAAACACCGACAGGAGCATGCGGCTGAATTGATCTACGCCAGCCCCTCCACATCGGCCAATGCGGCCCAGAATCTGGCCCAATCCACACCCACCTCAGcgcccagcaacagcagtggcGGCAGCACCAGCTCCtccggcggcggaggcggcggtCGGAAGAAGGCTGCTCAAGCGGCTgcggccgccgctgccgcGAATGGAGTGCACATCCAGAAGCGTTACGCCTGCACCCACTGTCCATACTCGACGGACCGGCGGGATTTGTACACCCGGCATGAGAACATCCACAAGGACGAGAAGCCCTTCCAGTGCTATGCCTGCCTCAAGCAGTTCAACCGAGCCGATCATGTCAAGAAGCACTTCCTGCGCATGCACCGGGAGCTGCAGTACGACATTAACAAGACCCGGCGGCACATCTCGGCGGGCAGTGGCTCCTCGGGCAGCGGGTCCTCTGGAAGCGGTTCTCATCACTCCGGCGGCCGTGGTAACGTGACCATTAACTCGGCGGGCGTTAACATAGACAATGCCTTCTTGGAGGCCCAACGACATCCCACCTCGAGCAGTATGAGCATTGTGGAGACCATCGAGGCAGTGGCCTCGGCCACGGACATGCCGCTGGCCCAGCTCAAGCAGGAGAAAATGGACGATGGCGCCGGTGTGGTATTGCCCCTTCATGTGGGCGTTATGCAGCAACCGGTGGCTAGCTCGAGTTccggcagcagtggcagtcaTGGTGGCAATGGAAACGGTGGCACCAACTCCGGCCTGCTGAAACCCAAGCGGGAGAAGCGCTTCACCTGCTGCTACTGCCCTTGGTCTGGTGCGGACAAGTGGGGTCTCAAGCGGCACCTCAACACGCATACAAAGCCCTTCGTCTGCCTGCTCTGCGATTACAAGGCGGCGCGTTCCGAGCGCCTGGCCACCCACGTGCTAAAGGTGCACAACAAACGGGCCTGCAGCAAGTGCTCTTACTTGGCGGACACGCAGGAGGAGTACCAGGTTCACATGAGCGATGTGCA TCCGCACGATAATCGGCCGGCGCGCAGCGGCAACGGCAACCagagcggcggcagcagcagcggcaatagcaacggcaacggcggcggcaatggcaacaacaatgccaatgCCGGAGGCCACAGCCAGAACCTCAATGTGCTGCGAACTATTGGCAACAGCCTGGTGGCCAACAACCAGCTGAACACCTATGCCGGCAATGCTTTTGG TGGCAATGTGGGAAATGCGAATGGAGGCGGCGGCGCCGTTACCATctacaccaccaccaccaatgAGGGCGTGGCCGGCGGCGTaggaggcggtggtggcggcatAAGCGGCAACATTTCCGGCGGCGGACCGCTCCAGGAGATCATCGTGAATCCTTCGTCGATGGTCGGCTGGCGGCTGAGCGCCAACGGATCGCTAATCCCGCCGCACGATCTGCTTACCGGCGGATTGCCAAACGCAGCCACGCAAAAGCGCGGCTCGGAGCGATTGTTTCAGTACCTCGAGGCCGAGGGCAGCGATCCGGAGGACTATGCGCG TCTGCTGAAAATGGACGCCATCAGTCGCAACACCGCTTCGGTCGCTCAGGATTTTCATAAGGCGGGAGGCGTGCACGAGTTGAAAATACCAGCCAATCATCAACTCCTGTTTAACAATAAACTGCCTTCGCAATGGACGACACGAGAGGCTGCTGCACTGCTGTACAGCCTGAGCAACATGGGTGGCGGATCCGCCGGCTCCGTTTCCGGTTCCCAGCGCCAAAAGTTCGGCATGCGAGCGCGACAACATTCCACCGGCGAGGACGACGAGAATACACCATCGTCTGCCTCTTCGTCGAGCTTCTCTGGCGATGAGTTCAACATGAGCGCCACATCGCCACTGAAGATGTCGCGTCATGCCGTCAAGCTGGAAAAGATGGATGAAATGGACGTCAAGGACATGGGACCCACCAAGGCGATGATGGCAACGGCATTTCTAGAGGCGGCCAACTACGAGCAGACGGCCATCGAGCTGCTGGCCAGCAAACGGAAGATCAAGGTCgagaacgacaacgacaacgacgaggACCAAGAGaaccagcagcatcagccccatcagcaacatcacagccagcagcagcagcgattgCAGCTTATTAAATCGTCTCCCGCGTACAAattgaacaacaacaataataacaacaatagcaacagcaacaataacaactatTACAAGGACAAGTCATCGCACAGAAATGCCGTTCACCATCATCGCCAGGATGACAAGGAGAACAACAAGACCAAGTcgccaggagcagcagcagcgagtgttgcagctgcagcagcaacatcgccGCCCAGCATCAGCGGCAACACCAACCAGACCCCGTTTCTCACCCAAATGGAGTACCAGAATCTCAATCGCATTGGCACCCAGTTCCAGAACTACGTCAAGGACATCATCAACAAGTACTATGCGGCAGAGACGCCACTGATGCtggccgctgccgccgctgctttGCCCACGGCCACGACTACAggtcagcagcaacagccagaGCTGGATATTGAGAATCTGTCGCCGAGCAAGCGTCGTCGTCTGCTCAGCGAAACGGAGGAGTACATCGAGTATCTGCGGAACAAGGAGGACATTACCCTGACCATTGCGCCGAAGGTGCAGCCCACAGCGCCGGTGACATCTCTGCTCAAACGTCAGTTGGATCTCAGCACACCTCGTCGCAGTCCCAAGAAGGCGGCTCCGGCCCACAGCAACAGTGCCTCGAATGCCTCCCGCAAGTCCCTCAACCAGTTGGCCACATTGTTGCCACTGCTGGCGGATGCGGCCAGCCAGCAAGAGTATCTCGCTGCACCGCTGGACTTCAGCAAGAAGTCTAGCTCGCGCAAGCAGGCGCAGCCAAAGAAGATCCGCTTGACGCCCGAGGCAGTGGTCACCCTACTGAGGGACAAGTACCTCAATCGCATGGTGCGTCAGCGATTGGGCTGCCTCAAGTGCAACCAGTCGCGTAAGAGCAGCTCAATCAGCTTCAACTACCACACGCTGGGATCGCTGGCTCTGCACAAGTATTGGCGACATGGCCAGCTTGGATCCTCATCAACTAGGAGAGAGAAGCTGCAGGCAGCTCTGCAGAAGAGGATTAGCCGAGGACAGGCGGAAAAATGCTAA
- the LOC120444652 gene encoding protein charlatan isoform X3, whose protein sequence is MATLIPVNGGHPAASGQSSNVEATYEDMFKEITRKLYGEETGNGLHTLGTPVAQVATSGPTAVPEGEQRSFTNLQQLDRSAAPSIEYESGAAGASGNNVATTQANVIQQQQQQQQQTESGNSVVVTASSGATVVPAPTVAAVGGFKSEDHLSTAFGLAALMQNGFAAGQAGLLKAGEQQQRWAQDGSGLVAAAAAEPQLVQWTSGGKLQSYAHVNQQQQQQQQPHQSTPKSKKHRQEHAAELIYASPSTSANAAQNLAQSTPTSAPSNSSGGSTSSSGGGGGGRKKAAQAAAAAAAANGVHIQKRYACTHCPYSTDRRDLYTRHENIHKDEKPFQCYACLKQFNRADHVKKHFLRMHRELQYDINKTRRHISAGSGSSGSGSSGSGSHHSGGRGNVTINSAGVNIDNAFLEAQRHPTSSSMSIVETIEAVASATDMPLAQLKQEKMDDGAGVVLPLHVGVMQQPVASSSSGSSGSHGGNGNGGTNSGLLKPKREKRFTCCYCPWSGADKWGLKRHLNTHTKPFVCLLCDYKAARSERLATHVLKVHNKRACSKCSYLADTQEEYQVHMSDVHLLKMDAISRNTASVAQDFHKAGGVHELKIPANHQLLFNNKLPSQWTTREAAALLYSLSNMGGGSAGSVSGSQRQKFGMRARQHSTGEDDENTPSSASSSSFSGDEFNMSATSPLKMSRHAVKLEKMDEMDVKDMGPTKAMMATAFLEAANYEQTAIELLASKRKIKVENDNDNDEDQENQQHQPHQQHHSQQQQRLQLIKSSPAYKLNNNNNNNNSNSNNNNYYKDKSSHRNAVHHHRQDDKENNKTKSPGAAAASVAAAAATSPPSISGNTNQTPFLTQMEYQNLNRIGTQFQNYVKDIINKYYAAETPLMLAAAAAALPTATTTGQQQQPELDIENLSPSKRRRLLSETEEYIEYLRNKEDITLTIAPKVQPTAPVTSLLKRQLDLSTPRRSPKKAAPAHSNSASNASRKSLNQLATLLPLLADAASQQEYLAAPLDFSKKSSSRKQAQPKKIRLTPEAVVTLLRDKYLNRMVRQRLGCLKCNQSRKSSSISFNYHTLGSLALHKYWRHGQLGSSSTRREKLQAALQKRISRGQAEKC, encoded by the exons ATGGCCACACTAATACCAGTGAACGGCGGCCATCCAGCAGCGAGCGGACAATCCTCCAATGTGGAGGCGACATATGAAGATATGTTCAAGGAAATCACACGCAAATTGTACGGCGAGGAGACCGGAAACGGTTTGCATACGCTCGGCACGCCGGTGGCGCAGGTGGCCACCAGCGGGCCAACAGCGGTGCCCGAGGGCGAGCAGCGCTCCTTTACAAATCTG CAACAACTCGATCGCTCGGCGGCGCCCAGCATCGAATACGAGTCCGGTGCGGCAGGCGCCTCTGGTAATAACGTGGCCACCACCCAGGCCAATGTAatccagcaacaacaacagcagcaacagcaaacggAGTCGGGCAACTCCGTGGTGGTGACGGCCAGCAGTGGAGCGACTGTGGTGCCGGCACCCACTGTAGCGGCCGTTGGTGGCTTCAAGTCTGAGGATCATCTGAGCACTGCCTTCGGGCTGGCAGCCCTGATGCAGAACGGCTTCGCAGCTGGCCAGGCGGGTCTGCTGAAGGCCGGCGAGCAGCAACAGCGCTGGGCTCAGGACGGATCTGGTCTGGTGGCGGCCGCAGCCGCGGAACCACAACTCGTACAGTGGACCTCGGGCGGAAAGCTCCAGAGCTACGCTCACgtcaaccagcagcagcagcaacaacaacagccgcATCAGAGCACACCCAAGTCCAA AAAACACCGACAGGAGCATGCGGCTGAATTGATCTACGCCAGCCCCTCCACATCGGCCAATGCGGCCCAGAATCTGGCCCAATCCACACCCACCTCAGcgcccagcaacagcagtggcGGCAGCACCAGCTCCtccggcggcggaggcggcggtCGGAAGAAGGCTGCTCAAGCGGCTgcggccgccgctgccgcGAATGGAGTGCACATCCAGAAGCGTTACGCCTGCACCCACTGTCCATACTCGACGGACCGGCGGGATTTGTACACCCGGCATGAGAACATCCACAAGGACGAGAAGCCCTTCCAGTGCTATGCCTGCCTCAAGCAGTTCAACCGAGCCGATCATGTCAAGAAGCACTTCCTGCGCATGCACCGGGAGCTGCAGTACGACATTAACAAGACCCGGCGGCACATCTCGGCGGGCAGTGGCTCCTCGGGCAGCGGGTCCTCTGGAAGCGGTTCTCATCACTCCGGCGGCCGTGGTAACGTGACCATTAACTCGGCGGGCGTTAACATAGACAATGCCTTCTTGGAGGCCCAACGACATCCCACCTCGAGCAGTATGAGCATTGTGGAGACCATCGAGGCAGTGGCCTCGGCCACGGACATGCCGCTGGCCCAGCTCAAGCAGGAGAAAATGGACGATGGCGCCGGTGTGGTATTGCCCCTTCATGTGGGCGTTATGCAGCAACCGGTGGCTAGCTCGAGTTccggcagcagtggcagtcaTGGTGGCAATGGAAACGGTGGCACCAACTCCGGCCTGCTGAAACCCAAGCGGGAGAAGCGCTTCACCTGCTGCTACTGCCCTTGGTCTGGTGCGGACAAGTGGGGTCTCAAGCGGCACCTCAACACGCATACAAAGCCCTTCGTCTGCCTGCTCTGCGATTACAAGGCGGCGCGTTCCGAGCGCCTGGCCACCCACGTGCTAAAGGTGCACAACAAACGGGCCTGCAGCAAGTGCTCTTACTTGGCGGACACGCAGGAGGAGTACCAGGTTCACATGAGCGATGTGCA TCTGCTGAAAATGGACGCCATCAGTCGCAACACCGCTTCGGTCGCTCAGGATTTTCATAAGGCGGGAGGCGTGCACGAGTTGAAAATACCAGCCAATCATCAACTCCTGTTTAACAATAAACTGCCTTCGCAATGGACGACACGAGAGGCTGCTGCACTGCTGTACAGCCTGAGCAACATGGGTGGCGGATCCGCCGGCTCCGTTTCCGGTTCCCAGCGCCAAAAGTTCGGCATGCGAGCGCGACAACATTCCACCGGCGAGGACGACGAGAATACACCATCGTCTGCCTCTTCGTCGAGCTTCTCTGGCGATGAGTTCAACATGAGCGCCACATCGCCACTGAAGATGTCGCGTCATGCCGTCAAGCTGGAAAAGATGGATGAAATGGACGTCAAGGACATGGGACCCACCAAGGCGATGATGGCAACGGCATTTCTAGAGGCGGCCAACTACGAGCAGACGGCCATCGAGCTGCTGGCCAGCAAACGGAAGATCAAGGTCgagaacgacaacgacaacgacgaggACCAAGAGaaccagcagcatcagccccatcagcaacatcacagccagcagcagcagcgattgCAGCTTATTAAATCGTCTCCCGCGTACAAattgaacaacaacaataataacaacaatagcaacagcaacaataacaactatTACAAGGACAAGTCATCGCACAGAAATGCCGTTCACCATCATCGCCAGGATGACAAGGAGAACAACAAGACCAAGTcgccaggagcagcagcagcgagtgttgcagctgcagcagcaacatcgccGCCCAGCATCAGCGGCAACACCAACCAGACCCCGTTTCTCACCCAAATGGAGTACCAGAATCTCAATCGCATTGGCACCCAGTTCCAGAACTACGTCAAGGACATCATCAACAAGTACTATGCGGCAGAGACGCCACTGATGCtggccgctgccgccgctgctttGCCCACGGCCACGACTACAggtcagcagcaacagccagaGCTGGATATTGAGAATCTGTCGCCGAGCAAGCGTCGTCGTCTGCTCAGCGAAACGGAGGAGTACATCGAGTATCTGCGGAACAAGGAGGACATTACCCTGACCATTGCGCCGAAGGTGCAGCCCACAGCGCCGGTGACATCTCTGCTCAAACGTCAGTTGGATCTCAGCACACCTCGTCGCAGTCCCAAGAAGGCGGCTCCGGCCCACAGCAACAGTGCCTCGAATGCCTCCCGCAAGTCCCTCAACCAGTTGGCCACATTGTTGCCACTGCTGGCGGATGCGGCCAGCCAGCAAGAGTATCTCGCTGCACCGCTGGACTTCAGCAAGAAGTCTAGCTCGCGCAAGCAGGCGCAGCCAAAGAAGATCCGCTTGACGCCCGAGGCAGTGGTCACCCTACTGAGGGACAAGTACCTCAATCGCATGGTGCGTCAGCGATTGGGCTGCCTCAAGTGCAACCAGTCGCGTAAGAGCAGCTCAATCAGCTTCAACTACCACACGCTGGGATCGCTGGCTCTGCACAAGTATTGGCGACATGGCCAGCTTGGATCCTCATCAACTAGGAGAGAGAAGCTGCAGGCAGCTCTGCAGAAGAGGATTAGCCGAGGACAGGCGGAAAAATGCTAA